The sequence GGCCATTGCCATGGTATCTTGTGGAGCTTGTGCAATACTAATTGCCGGTACTGCCTGCAACATAAAGTCCGCACTGGCAGGTATCGGATCAATACATTTGTCTGTAATCATCCAGTTTACAGTTACCGTATCTCCCAAACAGAAATTATTCAGATCTACCTGGTCTGCATCACTGCTAACCATTGGGTTACATCCGCCACTAAGACCCAAATTGGCCTCCTGATTGGCTACCCAATTGGCAAACGCTGTCTCAACTGATGACTGATCATCATAATCACAGGCCATTGCCATGGTATCTTGTGGAGCTTGTGCAATACTAATTGCCGGTACTGCCTGCAACATAAAGTCCGCACTGGCAGGTATCGGATCAATACATTTGTCTGTAATCATCCAGTTTACAGTTACCGTATCTCCCAAACAGAAATTATTCAGATCTACCTGGTCTGCATCACTGCTAACCATTGGGTTACATCCGCCACTAAGACCCAAATTGGCCTCCTGATTGGCTACCCAGTTGGCAAACGCTGTCTCAACTGATGACTGATCATCATAATCACAGGCCATTGCCATGGTATCTTGTGGAGCTTGTGCAATACTAATTGCAGGTACTGCCTGCAACATAAAGTCCGCACTGGCAGGTATCGGATCAATACATTTGTCTGTAATCATCCAGTTTACAGTTACCGTATCTCCCAAACAGAAATTATTCAGATCTACCTGGTCTGCATCACTGCTAACCATTGGGTTACATCCGCCACTAAGACCCAAATTGGCCTCCTGATTGGCTACCCAGTTGGCAAACGCTGTCTCAACTGATGACTGATCATCATAATCACAGGCCATTGCCATGGTATCTTGTGGAGCTTGTGCAATACTAATTGCCGGTACTGCCTGCAACATAAAGTCGGCACTGGCAGGTATCGGATCAATACATTTGTCTGTAATCATCCAGTTTACAGTTACCGTATCTCCCAAACAGAAATTATTCAGATCTACCTGGTCTGCATCACTGTTAACCAGTGGGTTACATCCGCCACTAAGACCCAAATTGGCCTCCTGATTGGCTACCCAGTTGGCAAACGCTGTCTCAACTGATGACTGATCATCATAATCACAGGCCATTGCCATGGTATCTTGTGGAGCTTGTGCAATACTAATTGCAGGTACTGCCTGCAACATAAAGTCGGCACTGGCAGGTATCGGATCAATACATTTGTCTGTAATCATCCAGTTTACAGTTACCGTATCTCCCAAACAGAAATTATTCAGATCTACCTGGTCTGCATCACTGCTAACCATTGGGTTACATCCGCCACTAAGACCCAAATTGGCCTCCTGATTGGCTACCCAGTTGGCAAACGCTGTCTCAACTGATGACTGATCATCATAATCACAGGCCATTGCCATGGTATCTTGTGGAGCTTGTGCAATACTAATTGCAGGTGGCGCAGGCAACCTAAATGTAGCCGAACAAGTATTTGGATTTGCACATTCATCATGCAAGGTCCAGGTTATGGTTACAGTATCTCCACACGCATCAGGATACGTTACACTATCCCAATTAGTAGTAAGTAAAGAGTCAGTTCCAGTTACTGCGCCCCTTGCCATCCATTCATCAAATGCTGTTTCAATTTCAGTAGATGCCAAACAAGTTGCAACTGTTGTATCATTTGGACAAATCAGAATCACCTCTCTTCCATCAACAACTACTTCATTGCATTGGGTATCGTTATTATCGTCACCCAAATCTACCACTGTACAAATATATCTTCCGGCTACTAGTCCGGTTAGTGGATTGTCATTTTCATGACCTGCAGGCACTACTCCGCCTTCTACAGCTGTCCATGTATAAGAATAAGGCCCAATCCCTGTTCCAGGCGTAACCGTAGCGGTAGCTGTACCATCGGCCGAGCCAAAACAAGAAGCCGGTGTTGTGGCAACACTGCAGGCTGCTGCCGGGTTGCGCACATCAATTGTCGCTTCACAATCAACATCAATTCCACTTGTATTGCTAAGTGTTACGATTACTGTGTAGGTGCCATTGCCAGTGGTAATTACTTCAGCAGTTGAACCATCGGTTGCACCAACAAATGTTGCACCCGCTGTATTTGTCCCAAACGACCACGAATAAGAAGTTGCATTTGACTCTTCCGGTATAGCAAAATATTGGTGGCTACCTACAAGAACAGGGTCAACTGCACAAGGTGCAGGATCATAATTTGAATCGGCACAAATACCACCTTCAGGACATGAAGGTGGGTTAATAACAGCAGTTGCAGATAATTGTACTTCTTTATTACCACATCCTGAAAGGCCAATACAATCATGGATAAACATGTGGTAAGGACTTCCATTAATGTTCTCAGCTGAATTGCCTTCTCCCCATAGTTCAGGACAAGCAATATCGCCACCCCAAGCCAATACGACTATTGACTGACCTGGATCAACCATGAAATCAACTTTCAAATATTCAGATTCTGTATCTCCTGTATGATCACCTTCAATAAGTTCTACACCGACGATTGTACCGTTAAATATATCAATCTCACCATATCCATCGTCATTTGATTGCAGCCAACCAGCATCGCTTAAGTCAACAAGATCTAATGGATTTCCACTTGTATTACCAATTGGTGCATAATATCCTGATGGTGTAAGAACGTTATTTGTTGTCGGTGCCGGTAATGCAGCAGAATTTTGAGAAACTGTCATATTTTCCAAAGCAGTACCAACCAAAATCATACTAACTACATCTTCTATATCCTGGGGGATATGCAAAGGAGGATGGTTGTGACCTCGGTCATATGACGTAAGAAAATCAATAGCATGCAAAAATCCCTTGGTTATGTCATAACCAATTATAACTGTGTAAGTTGAATCAGGATCCAATCCACTTGCCTGTAAACGATAAGGGATTGTCATACCGCAAGTGTAATGTGCTTTAGCAGCATTAACATTACCAGTAACCCAGTCAGTTCCACTTAACTCAGCTGCTGGAGCCATTAAATAATCCTTGAGTGCTCCGTTGGCAAACTGTTCAAGTTTGTCAATTGATTGTGCTCGCGCATTACTAAATGAAAACAGCAATGCAAAACACCACGCGAATAGGAGTAGCTTTCTAAAAAGTAAGTAATTTTTTTTCATACTGTAATTTTGAAGAGTTAAAAAATAATCTTGAAAACCAAGTTTGTTTTAGTCTTTGTTTTACTCAATTATCTTCATCTTCAAAAAGTGAGAAGTTATTCTTCTACGCGTCCTAAGGTATTCATAATGATTATACGAAATTACATCTGGGGCAAGACGTAATTTCTACCCTTATTTATCATTTCATACAACTCATTCAGAATTGTTTATACAAGTTACCACAAGATAAAATGGAATTCAATCGGGAATTTTACGGAAATTGATGACGATAATTTCGTCGTAAAAAAAGAAATTATCAGAGGTTATTTTGATATGCAAATTCGATCATTTCAGCTGTAGATCGTACGCTTAATTTTGTTTGAATATTTTTTTTATGCGATTCTACGGTTCGTGGACTAATGTTTAGTTTTGCACCAATTTCTTTATAAGTGTAACCTTTGCAAAAAAGTTTTAAAATGGCAAGTTCCCTGTTTGTTAAAATTCGTTTTTCTTCAATTGATACCGGAACCTTTTTCGTTCGCAAGTATTTTTTTAGCAGTTGCCATACGCGTGGGGGGAAATGATCTCCACCATTTTTTAATGCTTTTATGGCATCAACCAGACTATTGGCCCCCGAATCGTTAAATACAAAACCGTTTACTCCAAGGCTGATATACTCTTCAAAAAAGTCGGAATAGTCGACACTTAAAACCAGTAAAATTGGCGTTCGCGAAGTTTTGCGTCTAATCTTTTTAATCGTACTTATGCCTTCATCCAAACAGTGAATAATATCTATAATAATCACATCAGGTTTTTCCGACCTTAATTTGGCCATAAACTCGTTGATAGTCTTTGATTCGAATACAATTTTGCATTCCCCGGTCTCTTCTATAACGGATCTTATTCCGGAACAAAAAAGAGAATAGTTCTCCAGTATAGCGATGTTGCACATAATAACCCCTATTTTTTATCATTAACACCCTAAAATGGTATAATGCCAATCACACAGGGAATTCCATTAATTGTTTAATTAAGGGGAGGAGTTTGTAATTACGTGATTTATAAGTACAATATACTACTTTTTACTTAGTATGTCAATCCGTAATTTTCCGTAAAAAAAATTTCGTAATTTTCCGCAATATAATACCATTTGGTATTTTATTAAAACACGGCTGAACTCGTTATTTTAGTACTGTTCTATATTTCCTTTCATTATTTAAAAGCAATTTTATGCCTCAATGCAAAGGATATTATTATCAACCAACATTATCTTTTACCCACTGTCTGATTCATTATTTGAATTAAAACGATATTAAAAGTAGAAGTTCCATTAACCTGAATAATGGCTTATTGAAAATGAGCAAATATATTACACTTCTACTGATATTTAACTATTCAGAAACTTACAGCAAGCATCCAATTTACTGATACATTTAGGCAATAAAACTTTACATAAGAATCCGAATGTTCACAATATCAAACACTTACAGTTCTTGTCGAAACTTTTTTATTTTTTTTTCGGCGTGTTTCAATCGAGCTGAATACTTAGTAAATACTAGCTGTTTAAGCCGAAATTAACACTTAAAAAAAATTCTAAAAAGCATGCTGTTTAAAAAATCTATTGCAAGTTAATAATCAGTACCTTAGATTTACCCTCGCAAACCTTTTTAAATAGAACTGATTAAGTAGACGCTTTTGTTTCCAAAGTATTTTTAATTTTTCAAAAAGGACAAAAAGTCTAGCTATGTATGATTAAGTTGTGATGAGAATTCTATTATTAGAATTTTTGTAACGCTTTGAGAGAATTATCAATGCCAATCATTGATACAGGAGAAGTTATGGACCACTAGATTAAAACAAAAATGAGAAAACCAGAGTTAGTGTTGCTAATGCTATTTATAGCATTAATTGGAAAAAGTACGTTTGCCCAAAATTCACCATTCAGCTTAGAAGCAAATGAACATCAATTGGTTACAATTGATGAGATATTTTCAGAATCAACAGAAATTGAGCCATTTAATGGACAGGGCAAAAAGATCTATGGCCTTGCGGCCAGTGCAAAAATCGATTTTACATCAGAAGAAGGTTTAGTACGTTTGGTATTGCTTGACAACAATTTCAACGAATACCTTTTATTAGAGAGTTATCCTAATATTGACGGGAGTTCAGTTTCATTTGAAGGTCATGCAGAAGAAACTGCGTTATTAAATGGTATAACTCCATATGCCATTGAAATACAAGTAAAAGACGCTACAGTGAGGCTTAATCATCTCTCCTATGCTACCAAAGGCGATGTAATTTCAAATTATAACAAACAGAAAAAAGAGAAACAAACTGCCCAGAATAAAGACAAAATTCAACGATTGAATAAAAACCTGAAAGCCAAAGGGCAACACTGGGTAGCTGGAGAAACTGGTGTATCCCAATTAAGTTATGCTGAGCGTAAAAAATTGTATGGTTCAAGCACCTTTCCTTCCGGTTTTGAATTTTACGCCGGAGGAGTAATCTCTACTGAAACAAGTAGAGCCATAAACACAACAGAGAAATCTGCCACCGCAACAAGCCCATATACAGATAGTTGGGACTGGCGTGACAGACATGGAAAGAATTGGATTACACCAGTAACGAATCAGGGAGGTTGTGGTTCTTGTTGGGCTTTTGCATCAACCGGAGCAACAGAAGCAATGGTAAACCTATTTTACAACCAACAAATAAACATGGATTTATCTGAGCAAGACGTCTTATCATGCAGCAACGCAGGAGACTGTATTGGAGGAATGCCTGCAGATGCGTTATCTTATATTTCATCGCAAGGGATTGTTGACGAAGTTGCATTCCCATATACAGCATATGACGATCCATGCTCAAATAAATCAAACAATCCTTCAGAATTGATAAAAATTGGAGGAAGAATTGATTTTGGATACTCACCTTATTTAAAATCTGAAGACAATTTAAAAAGCATGTTAATTTCATTTGGTGCAATTAGCAGTGGTATTATCAATTGGAGTCATGCTATAGTTTTAGTTGGATACAAAGTTGTTAATGAAGGAGATACGTTCTATTATCGTGATGCCATTAACAAAACCAGTAATTGGTTAACTATTGAATCCGGGAATCCGTTAATTGGAAAAACAGTGTGGATATTCAAAAATAGTTGGGGCCCATATTATGGAGATCAAGGATATGTTTATATTGAAACTCCCATTGAAAATATTGGATGGACACACGCAATCCAAACCCCAATAACCAGTGAGGTAAACAATTACGAAGTACAGTGTACCGACAACGACGGCGACGGCTACTACTTCTGGGGATTAGGACCAAACCAGCCAATTGCCCGGAATGTCCGGATCTAGCTGATGGTGATGACTCTGACCCAACCAAAGGGCCACTGGATGAATATGGTTATTGCATGCCCCTTAACGGAGCACCGGCACCGGTTGCTAATTTTACATCAACCAGTACAACTATTAACAAAGGTCAAAGTATTAATTTTAGCGATCTTTCAACGAATACTCCAACTTCCTGGAGCTGGACTTTTGAAGGTGGAACTCCGTCAACATCTACTGAACAGCACCCAACGGTAAGTTATAATACGAATGGTTCTTTTAACGTAAGTCTTACCGTTACGAGTATTAATGGAGAAGACACAAAAACGATAACAGATTACATTTCGGTTATCGAACCTGTTACTGCTCCAACGGCTAATTTTTCAGCAACTACTGCTACTATCAACGAAGGTTCTGAAGTCTCTTTTACTGATTTAACAACCAATGAGCCCACATCCTGGAGCTGGACTTTTAAAGGCGGAACACCAGCCACATCAGATGTACAAAATCCTAAAGTAGTTTACAGCACACCTGGAACATACGATGTTACACTTACTGTTATTAACGCGGGAGGCACGAATACTAAAACCATTACGAATTGTATAACAGTGGTTGACACAGTTGAAGCTCCTGTTGCAGCATTCTCTGCTGACAATACCAATATTCCGGAAGGTAATTCAGTTGTATTTACAGATCAGTCTACAAATACACCAACATCATGGAATTGGACGTTTAATGGAGGATCACCAGCGGCTTCAACCGCACAGAATCCAACGGTGGTATATGCTACGCCAGGTGTATATAGTGTAACTTTGTCTGCAACCAACGATGGAGGTTCAAATGCAGTTACAAAGACGGCTTATATAACTGTTCAGGATACGCTGGATGCACCGATAGTGAATTTCACTGCTGACAATACGAGAATTCCAGAAGGACAACAAGTTTCTTTTACCGACCAGTCTGCAAATAGTCCAACATCGTGGAGCTGGACTTTCGACGGAGGCTCGCCGGCAACATCTAGTAATCAACATCCAACAGTTGTTTATGCCAATCCGGGTGTTTATAGTGTTACTCTCTCGGCTACCAACGACGGAGGCTCAAATACGGTCACAAAAAGTGCTTATATAACAGTTGAGGACACACTTGAAGCACCAATTGCCGATTTTGAAGCAGATTTAACTGCAATTATTGAAGGTGGTGAAATCTCATTTACTGACAAGTCGAAAAACACACCGGCCTCGTGGAAATGGGAATTTGAAGGAGGTAATCCTTCAACTTCAACCGAAAAGAACCCGAAAGTTACTTATTCCTCACCAAACAGCTATAAGGTTTCACTTACGGTTACCAACGCAGCCGGTAATCATACAAAAACGGTTGAGAATTACATTACAGTTGAAGCAGCTCCTGATCCGGAATATTGCATTCCAACTCCAGATGCAACGGATGAATGGATTGCTGAAGTTCATATGGGAAATAACAGTTATATTTCTGGCAAAGATGGTTATGCTGACAACACAGCAACAATTTTTAGTTTTGATACAGGAAGCAACATCAGTGTTACTTTAACTCCGGGATTTAGCGGAAAAAGCAGTTTTGAATATTGGGACATTTGGATTGATTACAATTCAGACATGAATTTTACGGAAGATGAAAAGGTCTTTAGTTCAAGCAAATCGAAATCATCTGTTAGTGGAACCATCTCCATCCCGAATAATTTGATTACAACCCGTATGCGTGTAGCTATGGGAAGTGCAAGTCCAACAGCTTGTGGTAATAACAACTCGGGAGAAGTTGAAGATTACACAATCGTAATTTCAGAACCGGTTTCTCTGCCTCCTGTTGCAGCTTTTACTGCAAGTTCAACGGCTATTGGAGCAGGCCAAACCGTTCAGTACTCGAATTTATCAGAGAATGATCCTGACAGTTACCAATGGTATTTTCCGGGTGGTACACCTTCAGCGAGTACCGATCCCAATCCAACGGTAACTTATGCAGCCGGTGGTACATACGACGTCACCCTGATAGCATACAAATCAGGTTTCACTACATCGGAACTTAACAAAACAGCTTACATTACAGTTACTGAAAATGATGCATCTCCTACCCCGTCTAACTATTGCGAACCGGCTTTAATTAGTAGTACGCTTTATTACATAAAAGACGTGAATATTGGCAATGCATTGACGGTTAACAGTTTTGGCGATGGATATTCATTCGATACCAATCCATTTACACTAAATGCGGGTGGTTCTTACGTTGTTAATTTGGCTCCGAGTAAAACAACTAGTCGCAATTTCTGGCGAATTTGGATTGACTTTAATAACGATGGCGATTTCGATGATTCCGACGAAACGGTACTTTCCTTAAATAACAAAAAAGGAATAATCTCTGAAAGTATTACTATTCCTTCGTACGTTACCGAAACAACACGGATGCGTATTTCTATGAAAGTTGGTAGTTCTCCTGCATCTTGCGATAATGATTTTATGGGAGAGATTGAAGATTATTTGGTTTCGTTTGCACCAAAAATGATGCAATCGTCGATGCCACAGGCATCATCCGAATGGTTAGCAGAATTGGATCTTACAATTTATCCAAATCCAACAACCGACCAGCTGAATTTGCAATTATCAGGCTTTTCAGAACAAGCTACTTATTTAATTTACAATATGGTAGGAAAAAAAGTTTCCGAACAGCCAATTGACGCACCGCTAACAACAGTAGATATGAGCGATAAGGCTCCCGGCATTTACCTGGTGGTTGTAAAAACCGAAGCGCAAACATTTAATAAGAAGGTGATTAAAAGATAAGTACTGGCAACGTACAACTCTGAGATGGCGGGTTACTATGGAGACAGAAGTTAGCCCGCCTTTCTTTTTAACCGCCTTGCCAAAGCATGTAAACGCCTTATTCCTTCCAGCACTTCCGATTCAAAACGATAAATTGTAATTCGGTCATCTCCTGCTTCCGAAAGTCTTTCTATCAAATAAAGCCTTACATCTTGCAATGCTTCTTTAAAGCGGTCTTTTTCCAGCGAGTTATCACTTATTTTACCTTCCACTCCATAATGTTGGAGTGCTTTATCAAACGCTTCTAACGCCATTTTATGCACTTCTATAATCCGATCTATTGTATTCTCACTGATTACAAACCCCTTTTCTATTCGATGTTCGGCAGCTTCTACCAATGAAGTGGTAACCATATCGGCTGCAGATTCAAGTACATTAACTGCTTCTATCTGTCGCTCAAGCACATGAGTTTGATCTTTACTAATCGACCGGCTTTGAATATTTTGTAAAAAGGTTAAAATCTCGGCATGTCCAAGATCGATGAGTGTATCCTTATTTCGCAATTCAACCAGTTGTTGACGATTACCTGACAGTGCCAATGGAATTCCAGCCTTTAATATTTCAAATGTTTTATCTCCCAGCTTCGCAATTGAATTTTGAGATAACTCTAAAGCAAGCTCCATATCTTCCAGATAGAAATCGTGTAATTCAGTAAATAATCGCTCCTGAAGCTTTTTCTTGTCGCGCACCATCCAGTTTACCAGTTTGGCAATCGGATTCACCAGCCAAATAAAAATAACAGTATTAGCTACATTAAAAATGGTATGGGCGTTAGCAACCTGACGAGCTGTATTTCCCGGCGTTATATGCTCTACCACAGTGGCAAGCTGATTAATAAAAGCGAACCATAGCAAAACACCAATAACTTTAAAAAATATATGGGCAACGGCAACACGCAGAGCTGCTCTTGGTTTTCCCAGAGCCGACAGAAGTGCCGTAACACATGTTCCGATATTAGCTCCCAGAATAATAGCGATTGATGCTTCAACTCCGATCAATCCTTGAGAAGCCAGTACAATTACTACTCCGGTTGTTGCAGAAGAACTTTGTACCAGGGCTGTAAACAGTGCTCCAATTATAATCCCGTAGATATAATTATCCAGACCTTCCATTAACACCAAAAAAGGCTCATAACTTTTTAGAGGGGCAGTTGCATCGCTCATTACACTCATCCCCAGAAAAACCAGTCCCAGTCCCAGCAGGATTGTTCCGGCATTTTTAATTCCTTCTTTTTTAAAGATAAAACTGCCTAAAAATCCCACGGCAATCATTAACCACGACGCTTTGGTAATTTTAAAAGCAATTATTTGTGCTGTTATTGTAGTTCCAATATTGGCACCAAGAATAATTCCGAGCGTGCTTTGAAAAGTTATAAGTCCGGCAGAGACAAAACCGACTGCAAGAACCGTTGTAACCGATGAAGATTGTATTACTGCAGTTATTCCCGTTCCTGCTACCAGAGAGGTCCAGCGGTTTCGGGTCATTCCTTTTAAAAACGACTTCATCTTGCTTCCTGCTGCCGCTTTTAGCCCGTCGGTCATAACATTCATTCCATGCAGGAATAATGCAAGTCCACCCAAT comes from uncultured Draconibacterium sp. and encodes:
- a CDS encoding response regulator transcription factor yields the protein MCNIAILENYSLFCSGIRSVIEETGECKIVFESKTINEFMAKLRSEKPDVIIIDIIHCLDEGISTIKKIRRKTSRTPILLVLSVDYSDFFEEYISLGVNGFVFNDSGANSLVDAIKALKNGGDHFPPRVWQLLKKYLRTKKVPVSIEEKRILTNRELAILKLFCKGYTYKEIGAKLNISPRTVESHKKNIQTKLSVRSTAEMIEFAYQNNL
- a CDS encoding C1 family peptidase: MRKPELVLLMLFIALIGKSTFAQNSPFSLEANEHQLVTIDEIFSESTEIEPFNGQGKKIYGLAASAKIDFTSEEGLVRLVLLDNNFNEYLLLESYPNIDGSSVSFEGHAEETALLNGITPYAIEIQVKDATVRLNHLSYATKGDVISNYNKQKKEKQTAQNKDKIQRLNKNLKAKGQHWVAGETGVSQLSYAERKKLYGSSTFPSGFEFYAGGVISTETSRAINTTEKSATATSPYTDSWDWRDRHGKNWITPVTNQGGCGSCWAFASTGATEAMVNLFYNQQINMDLSEQDVLSCSNAGDCIGGMPADALSYISSQGIVDEVAFPYTAYDDPCSNKSNNPSELIKIGGRIDFGYSPYLKSEDNLKSMLISFGAISSGIINWSHAIVLVGYKVVNEGDTFYYRDAINKTSNWLTIESGNPLIGKTVWIFKNSWGPYYGDQGYVYIETPIENIGWTHAIQTPITSEVNNYEVQCTDNDGDGYYFWGLGPNQPIARNVRI
- a CDS encoding Na/Pi cotransporter family protein; the encoded protein is MNFTTLIILLLGGLALFLHGMNVMTDGLKAAAGSKMKSFLKGMTRNRWTSLVAGTGITAVIQSSSVTTVLAVGFVSAGLITFQSTLGIILGANIGTTITAQIIAFKITKASWLMIAVGFLGSFIFKKEGIKNAGTILLGLGLVFLGMSVMSDATAPLKSYEPFLVLMEGLDNYIYGIIIGALFTALVQSSSATTGVVIVLASQGLIGVEASIAIILGANIGTCVTALLSALGKPRAALRVAVAHIFFKVIGVLLWFAFINQLATVVEHITPGNTARQVANAHTIFNVANTVIFIWLVNPIAKLVNWMVRDKKKLQERLFTELHDFYLEDMELALELSQNSIAKLGDKTFEILKAGIPLALSGNRQQLVELRNKDTLIDLGHAEILTFLQNIQSRSISKDQTHVLERQIEAVNVLESAADMVTTSLVEAAEHRIEKGFVISENTIDRIIEVHKMALEAFDKALQHYGVEGKISDNSLEKDRFKEALQDVRLYLIERLSEAGDDRITIYRFESEVLEGIRRLHALARRLKRKAG
- a CDS encoding T9SS type A sorting domain-containing protein, which codes for MKKNYLLFRKLLLFAWCFALLFSFSNARAQSIDKLEQFANGALKDYLMAPAAELSGTDWVTGNVNAAKAHYTCGMTIPYRLQASGLDPDSTYTVIIGYDITKGFLHAIDFLTSYDRGHNHPPLHIPQDIEDVVSMILVGTALENMTVSQNSAALPAPTTNNVLTPSGYYAPIGNTSGNPLDLVDLSDAGWLQSNDDGYGEIDIFNGTIVGVELIEGDHTGDTESEYLKVDFMVDPGQSIVVLAWGGDIACPELWGEGNSAENINGSPYHMFIHDCIGLSGCGNKEVQLSATAVINPPSCPEGGICADSNYDPAPCAVDPVLVGSHQYFAIPEESNATSYSWSFGTNTAGATFVGATDGSTAEVITTGNGTYTVIVTLSNTSGIDVDCEATIDVRNPAAACSVATTPASCFGSADGTATATVTPGTGIGPYSYTWTAVEGGVVPAGHENDNPLTGLVAGRYICTVVDLGDDNNDTQCNEVVVDGREVILICPNDTTVATCLASTEIETAFDEWMARGAVTGTDSLLTTNWDSVTYPDACGDTVTITWTLHDECANPNTCSATFRLPAPPAISIAQAPQDTMAMACDYDDQSSVETAFANWVANQEANLGLSGGCNPMVSSDADQVDLNNFCLGDTVTVNWMITDKCIDPIPASADFMLQAVPAISIAQAPQDTMAMACDYDDQSSVETAFANWVANQEANLGLSGGCNPLVNSDADQVDLNNFCLGDTVTVNWMITDKCIDPIPASADFMLQAVPAISIAQAPQDTMAMACDYDDQSSVETAFANWVANQEANLGLSGGCNPMVSSDADQVDLNNFCLGDTVTVNWMITDKCIDPIPASADFMLQAVPAISIAQAPQDTMAMACDYDDQSSVETAFANWVANQEANLGLSGGCNPMVSSDADQVDLNNFCLGDTVTVNWMITDKCIDPIPASADFMLQAVPAISIAQAPQDTMAMACDYDDQSSVETAFANWVANQEANLGLSGGCNPMVSSDADQVDLNNFCLGDTVTVNWMITDKCIDPIPASADFMLQAVPAISIAQAPQDTMAMACDYDDQSSVETAFANWVANQEANLGLSGGCNPMVSSDADQVDLNNFCLGDTVTVNWMITDKCIDPIPASADFMLQAVPAISVAQAPQDTMFADCSFESQAEVEAAFGAWVTEQETNLSLGGGCAPVLASDSAEAVLNDYCMGDTVTVTWTVNDLCLDEIEVSADFMWKGDHEAPIVDSIPFIDSICNMDPEPELWAYWTDNCGGSDSTSATPIWVEGDCPAIYGYTFKISDDCGNTTDTTVYVKKWQEQTGKCETVFGRMVDGDENVLIDFCSDGIFKRWGWTNNITEKNITYELDLYAGAAHCDITGREPVGTVEVKWSNDSVYVDYIMLPGNYLEEVHVYVGYDKYPVMSKGKKPKQTVAPGQYTVVVEGEGSYTSAHVVITNVVEDDFWIIAHGVACELTCVCFDDVEVGSGGVLTGSGMLMEAEAIPEMDGQLYKQHAIPNGPKKKSADIILGVEPVIEDGEFKVFPNPFDEVVNFEFVPAVTGHAVLEIHNMLGQRVVRLLDQPVEAGELQRVEFRPDSEISGMYLYKLDIDGDVRIGKLIYRNR
- a CDS encoding PKD domain-containing protein, giving the protein MYRQRRRRLLLLGIRTKPANCPECPDLADGDDSDPTKGPLDEYGYCMPLNGAPAPVANFTSTSTTINKGQSINFSDLSTNTPTSWSWTFEGGTPSTSTEQHPTVSYNTNGSFNVSLTVTSINGEDTKTITDYISVIEPVTAPTANFSATTATINEGSEVSFTDLTTNEPTSWSWTFKGGTPATSDVQNPKVVYSTPGTYDVTLTVINAGGTNTKTITNCITVVDTVEAPVAAFSADNTNIPEGNSVVFTDQSTNTPTSWNWTFNGGSPAASTAQNPTVVYATPGVYSVTLSATNDGGSNAVTKTAYITVQDTLDAPIVNFTADNTRIPEGQQVSFTDQSANSPTSWSWTFDGGSPATSSNQHPTVVYANPGVYSVTLSATNDGGSNTVTKSAYITVEDTLEAPIADFEADLTAIIEGGEISFTDKSKNTPASWKWEFEGGNPSTSTEKNPKVTYSSPNSYKVSLTVTNAAGNHTKTVENYITVEAAPDPEYCIPTPDATDEWIAEVHMGNNSYISGKDGYADNTATIFSFDTGSNISVTLTPGFSGKSSFEYWDIWIDYNSDMNFTEDEKVFSSSKSKSSVSGTISIPNNLITTRMRVAMGSASPTACGNNNSGEVEDYTIVISEPVSLPPVAAFTASSTAIGAGQTVQYSNLSENDPDSYQWYFPGGTPSASTDPNPTVTYAAGGTYDVTLIAYKSGFTTSELNKTAYITVTENDASPTPSNYCEPALISSTLYYIKDVNIGNALTVNSFGDGYSFDTNPFTLNAGGSYVVNLAPSKTTSRNFWRIWIDFNNDGDFDDSDETVLSLNNKKGIISESITIPSYVTETTRMRISMKVGSSPASCDNDFMGEIEDYLVSFAPKMMQSSMPQASSEWLAELDLTIYPNPTTDQLNLQLSGFSEQATYLIYNMVGKKVSEQPIDAPLTTVDMSDKAPGIYLVVVKTEAQTFNKKVIKR